The sequence TCAGCGCCGACTTCCGGGTGCGCTTCGCCCCTCGACAACGAGGGGCGTGGATTGAAACCTCAGAAAACGCCGTGAGCGCACCGAGAGGACTGGGCTTCGCCCCTCGACATCGAGGGGCGTGGATTGAAACCAGGGCGCCACGCGCAACCTTGAGCAAAACACACTAGCGTTGCCGTTTGGCAAGCGAGGCTGCGGATAGAATCGGAAAATACCGTTGGACAATGGTACTCACCGCACTGCCGGCGAGTCGGCCGCAGGTGACTCACACCAACAAATCCACTGCCCCGTGCGGATGTTTGTGCCATAGTACTTTCGCTACATCCGGCGGCGACGCCGGCTCACATCACCCAGACCAAAAAAACAACAACCCCGTCGGGCCAAGGCCCGGCGCACCGGCACCGCCGGAACAAACGAGAATCGATGGAGATGACGATGAAGCTTGGACGCATTGCCCCGTTGGCCGCTGCACTTGCCCTGGCGCTCACCGCGACCCAGGTCGCCGCCGAGACCCGCGTGACGCTCAAGGCCGCCAAGGCGGGCACCTCGTACTATCAGATGGCCGTGCAGATCGGCGAGAACGTGAAGAAGGCCACCGATGGCAAGGTCATCGTGACCGTCGAGGAGAGCCAGGGCTCGGTGCAGAACGTGATGGAATCGGCTGCGCGTGGCTCGCACTACATGTTCACCTCGCCGCCGGCCCTGGTCGAGAAGGCGGTGGCAGGCGAGAAGCCTTTCGAGCCGGCCGACGAGGCCTTCAAGAAGATCCGCGGCATGTTCCCGATCCCCTCGCTGACCATGCACTACGTGGTCCGTGCCGACGCCGGCGTCGACAGCTTTGCCGACCTGGCCGGCAAGCGCTTCGTGACCGGCAAGGGCTCCTTCGGTGCCACCGAGGCGGCGAAGAACTTCAAGCAGTTCGGTCTCGAAGGCAAGGTCGAGGTCATCGACATCGAGCTCTCCGGCGCGGGCGCCGCGATGAAGAACCGCCAGGTCGACGGCTTTGCCACCGCCGGCTCATGGCCCGCGCCCAACGTCGTCGAGGTCGCAGCCAGTTCGCCGGTCAAGCTGCTGTCGATGACCGATGCGCAGGTCAAGGAGAGCGGTCGCACCGCGCTGGTGATCCCGAAAGACACCTACCCCGGCGTGGATACCGACGTGCTTACCACCTCGCTGCCAGTCATTGCCTATGCGCTGTCCGACATGGACGACGAGACCGCCTACCAGCTCACCCGCAGCTACTGGAAAGGCCTGGCCGACATGGCCCAGTCCAACCCGTGGTGGAAGAGCATCGACGCCTCACTGCTCGCGAACATCAGCGTCAAGCTGCACCCGGGCGCACTCCGCTACTACCAGGAGGCCGGCATCGCGGTGCCCGACCACCTGAAGTAAGCCCTCCGCCTCATGCCGCGCGGCGTCTCCGGACGCCGCGCTGCGTTTCACCGCCCAGCAGACCCGCGCCCACGCGGGCAATACCCCGCCCCCATGACAGATACCCCTCCGGTCGCCCCGTCGGCCACGCCCCGCATGCCGCTGCACACCCTGATGGTGGTGCTGGCCTTTGCCTCGGTCGGCTACCACCTTTGGCTAGTGATGGCGGGGCTCATTCCGCACCTCATCAGCCGGCCGCTGCACATCATTGCCACCCTGCCCTTCGTGTTCCTGTTCACCGTGCAGCCGGCCACCGGCTGGCGCCGCGCGGTCGACGTGCTGCTGTGCGCCTTCGGCTTGGCGGCCTGCCTCTACGTGCTGGTGCAGCACGACATGCTCGACAACCAGTACGGCCGCCTGCGCGGCACCACGCAGTTCGTGGTGGCCTGGGGGCTGATCCTGCTGGCGCTGGAGATGGCGCGCCGGCAGGTCAAATGGGCCATGCCCGGCACCGCAGCGCTGGCGCTGCTGTATGGCCTGTTTGGCCAGCACCTGCCCGGCGAGCTGGGCCATGCGGGCATTCCGCTGGCCAGCTTTCTCGGCACGCTGACCATCACCGAGGGCGGACTGTGGGGCAGCCTCACCGGCACCTCGGCCGAAGTGGTGGCGGTGTTCGTGATCCTCGGTGCGGTGGTCGGCGCCGGCGAGGGCGGGCAGGGCTTCATGGCGGCGTCGATCGCGCTGGCCGGGCGGCTGCGCGCGGGGGCGGCCAAGGTGTCGGTGCTGTCCTCGGCCCTGTTCGGGTCGATCTCCGGCTCGGCCTCGGCCAACGTCGCCTCCACCGGCGCCATCACCCTGCCCACCATGAAGCGCCTCGGCTATCCGCCGGCGCTGGCTGCGGCGGTGGAAGCGGTGGCCTCGTCGGGCGGGCAGATCATGCCGCCGGTGATGGGCGCCGGCGCCTTCATCATGGTCGAGCTGCTGCGCACCACCTACAACGAGGTGCTGATGGCCGCGCTGCTGCCGGCGGTGCTGTTCTTCTGGGGGGTGTGGGCCGGCTGCGACCTCTACGGCCGGCGCTACGGGCTGGAGCCGATGCGCGGCGAAGACATCCCGCCCTTTGCCAAGGTGGCGCGGCTGGTGCTGTTCTTCCTGATCCCCTTCGGCCTGCTGCTGGGCATCCTGTTCCTGTCGGGCAACACACCGCAGTATGCCGGCGCGGCGGCCACCGGCGCCGCGGCCGGCCTGCTGCTGTTCGACGCCCGCCTGCGCCCCTCGCTCCGGCGCTGGGGCGCGCGGCTGGTCGAGGCGGCGGTAAACGCGGCACGGCAGATCGCCACCATCGCGGCCATCATCTTCTGCGCCGGGCTGATCATCGGGGTGCTCAACATCACCGGCCTGGGGGTCAAGATCACCTCGCTGATCCTCGGCCTGTCGGGCGGCAACCTGTGGGGCGCGCTGCTGCTCACCGGCCTGGCCTGCCTGATCCTCGGCATGGAGGTGCCGACCACCGCGGCCTATGTGATCTGCGTGGCGGTGGCCGGCCCGGCGCTGATCGAGATCGGCGTCGAGCCACTGCACGCGCACCTGTTCATCTTCTGGTTCGCACTGCTGTCGACCATCACCCCCCCGGTGTGCGGCGCCGTGTTCATTGCCGCCGGCATGGCCGGCGCGCCGTGGTTGAGCGTGGCCTGGCATGCGATGCGCCTGGGCATCGGGCTGTACCTCGTGCCGCTGGCCTTCATTGCCAACCCCGCGCTCACCGCGCTGGGCAGCACCCCCTGGCTGGCGCTGGCGGCCTGCGTGAAGATCGGCCTCGGCGTGTGGATGGTCAGCCGCGGCCTGATCCACCGCGAGGCCGGCGCCCTGCGCGGGGCGTGGCTGGTCGGCGGGCTGGTGGTCATCTTCGCCTTCGGCCTGTGAGCGCGCTCACCGCGGGTTGAAGAACACGCTGGCCGCCTCGGCGCGGTCGCCCGAGCCGTCCAGCGCCTGCAGTTGCAGACGCAGCGGCTGCTGGCGGCGCTCGCCGGCGGGCGCGGCCACGGTGATCGACACCGTGCTCACCCGGCCGGCCTCGACAACATGCACCGCCGGGCCGATCAGCACGCCGCCGGGCAGGTCTCGCACGCTGATGGCCACCTGCCGGGCGGTTTCGCGCATGTTCAGCAGGCGCAGGGTGTAGCTGTTCTCGACGCGGCCGTCGGCCGCCTCGCGCGCCAGCGACTGGCGGTCGCGCAGCACGTCGAGTTGCAGCGGCACCCGGGTAGTCAGTTGCCAGGCCATGGCCAGGCTCACCGCTACCATCACCGCCAGGTAAGCCAGCGCCCGCGGCGTGTGCAAACGCCGGCCGAGTTCTCGCCAGTAGCCGATGCCGGCATCCCCCTCCGGCTGCGCCGACATCATGCGGATCAGCCCCGTGGGCGCGCCGACATGGGTCATCACCGTATCGCAGGCATCGGCGCACAGGCCGCAGTTGATGCACTGGTATTGCAGGCCGTCGCGGATGTCGATGCCGGTCGGGCACACTTGCACGCACTGGTTGCAGGCCACGCAATCGCCGGCTGGCTCGGCCTTGCGCGCCCCGCGCGGCCGGCGCGGTTCGCCACGCGGGCGGTCGTAGCCGATGGTGAGCGTGTCGGCGTCGAACATCACCCCCTGGAAGCGCGCGTAGGGACACATGTGCAGGCACACCATCTCGCGCGCAAAGCCCGCCAGCACGAAGGTGAACAGCGCGTAGCCGACGATCCACGCTCCCGCCCACGGCCCCGGCGCGCCCGCCATCAGATCGGCCAGCAAGGGTTGCAGCGGCGTGAAGTAGCCCGCAAAGGTGATGCCGGTCCACCCCGCCACCAGCGCCCACAACAGCCACTTGCCACCGCGCCGCGCCAGCTTGGGCAGCCCCCAGGGCGCCGCGTCGAGCCGCGTCCGCGCCAGGTGGTCGCCCTCGAGGCGTGCCTCGATCCAGCGGAAGATGGCGGTATATACCGTCTGCGGACAGGCGAAGCCGCAGAACACCCGCCCCGCCAGCGCGGTGACAAAGAACAGCGCCGTCGCCGCCAGCACCAGCGTCCAGGCCAGCAGCAGCGCATCCTGCGGCCACAGCACCAGGCCGAACAGGTAGGCCTTGCGTTCGGCGATGTCGAACAGCACCGCCTGGCGGTCGTCCCAGCGCAGCCAGCAGGCGCCGTAGAAAACGGCCTGGCTGAGCCACACCATGGCCCAGCGCAGGCGGTTGTAGCGGCCGGCGGTCTCGCGCGGATGGATCTGTTGCGGGCGCTGGCGATGAAAGGTGATGGTGGCGACGGTCATGACGGTCCTCGGTCGCCCCCGGCGCCACGGCGCGGCGCCGACGGGGTGAGGCGAGTAAACCAGCGCCGCGAATTACCGTACAGTTCCAGAAAACATGATTTTCATAGGTTACAGATTGCGCCGCGCCGGCCGACCGTCTCGTCGGGCGGGCTTCAACCCGCCAAGGCCGGCTGAGGCCGGCCCAACGCCTGGTTGGGGCAAGGTCGGCCGGCCCTACCGGGCCAGCACGCTGCCCAGCACGAAGAGCAGCGCCGGCACCAGCACGATGTAGCCGTTCATGAGCCGGCGCAGGCGCGGAAAGCGGCCGTCCAGCCCCATGAAGTGGCGGATCACCAGCGCGCCCTTGATGCCGACGACGGCCAGCGCCACCAGGGCGGTGAGCACGCCGGGCGCGGCACCATCGGCCAGCGCGGCACTGAGCAGGGTCAGGCCCACGAGGAGGAGCCAGATGCGGGTGGCAACAGTTTCGGCAGACATGGGGCGGCCTCCGTCAGCGCAGCACATACATGAGCGGGAAAATCACGATCCACGCCAGGTCGGTGGCATGCCAGTACAGCGTGGCCGCCTCCACGCCTTCGTGGTCGGCCGGGCTGTAGGCGCCGCCCCAGTTGCGCAGCAGCGCCCAGATCAGCCCGAGGCAGCCCCACACCACATGCACCAGGTGGTTGAGCGTGAGGTAGTAGTACATGGCGATGAAGCTGTTGCCGGTACCGACCACGCCATGCGCCAGGTTCCAGTTGAACTCCCAGGCCTTTACCAGCAGGAACACGACGCCCAGGCAGAGCGTGGCCGCCAGCCAGCGCAGGCAGGTGGGCGCCTGGTTGCGGCGGATGGCGATCATGGCGCGCATGGCGCAGTAGCTGCTGGTGAGCATCACCAGGGTGTTGGCGACGCCGGCAGTGGTGTTGAGCAGGCCGGGGCCGCGGTGGAAGTCCTCGGGAAAGGTGAGGCGAAAATAGGCGTAAGCGAGGAACATCAAGGCGAACTCGGTCAGCTCGCAGAAAATGCCCACCCATATACCGCGGTTGCCAGGCACCGGACTGTGGGCGGGTGGCGCGTGGGGAACGGCGTCGAGCGTCAGTTGCATGGCGATGGCCTGGCGGGAAACACACAGCCACCATTAGCGCACAGGCCATGCGCCGCGGGCAGGGACAGTTCGCCGGACCACCCGGCAGCACAGAAAATGGGGTCGTGCTTGATGCGCATCATGGTGCCGCGCCCCGGGGAGACACGATGACCCGCTACCAGCAACTGGCCGACGACCTGGCCCGACGCATTACCGAAGGCACGCTGCGCCCCGGCGAGCGCGTGCCCTCGGTGCGCCACGCCTGCCGCAGCCACGACGCCAGCCCGTCTACCGTGCTGCAGGCCTACGCCCTGCTCGAGAGCCGCGGCCTGATCGAGGCGCGCCCGCGCTCGGGCTACTATGTGCGCGCCCGCCTCGGCCAGACGCTGGCCGAACCGCCGGTGAGCCGGCCGGGTACCGACGCCACCGCGCTGACGGTGAGCGACTTCATCTTCGACATCCTCGACTCTGCCCGCGACCGCGAGGTGGTGCCGCTGGGCTCGGGCTTCCCCAGCCCCGAACTGTTCCCGCTCGACCGCCTGGCGCGCGCGCTGGCGGTGAGCGCGCGGCGGCTCGACCCATGGCGCAGCGTCACCGACCTGGCGCCGGGCAACGACGAGCTGCGCCGCCAGATCGCGCTGCGCTACCTGTCGGCCGGGGTGTCGCTGTCGCCGGAGGAAATCATCATCACCTCGGGGGCGCTGGAGGCGATCAACCTGTGCCTGCAGGCGGTGACCCGCCCGGGCGACCTGGTGGCCATCGAATCGCCCGCCTTCTACGGTGGCCTGCAGGCCATCGAGCGCCTCGGCCTGCGGGTGATCGAGATCCCCACCCACCCGCGCGACGGGGTCGACGTGGGCGCGCTGGCCGAGGCGCTCGACCGCCACCCGATCCGCGCCTGCCTGTTCATGCTCAACCACCAGAACCCGCTCGGCGCCTGCGTGCCGGACGATCGCCGGCGCGAGCTGGTGAGCCTGCTGGCGCGCCACGACGTGCCACTGATCGAGGACGACGCCTACGCCGAGCTGCACTTTAGCGAGCCGCGCCCGCTGCCGGCCAAGTCGCTCGACAGCGCCGGGCAGGTGCTGCATGTGTCGTCCTTTGCCAAATGCCTGGCGCCGGGCTACCGCGTCGGCTGGGTGGCCGCCGGCCGGCATGCGCGCGCCGTGCAGCGGCTCAAGCTGTCGACCAGCCTCGGCACCGCCGTGCCCCTGCAGGCCGCGCTGGCCGAGTACCTGCACCACGGCGGCTACGACCACCACCTGCGCCGCCTGCGCCAGGCGCTGGCCAGCCAGACGGCGCAGGCCATTGCCGCCATCGAACGGCATTTTCCGCCCGGCGTGCAGCTGGCCAGCCCGCGCGGCGGCTACTTCGTGTGGATCGCCCTGCCGCCCGGCGTTCGACGCCCTCGCCCTGCACCGCCAGGCACTGGCGCGCGGCATCAGCATCGCCCCCGGCCCGATCTTCTCCGCCACGCGCGGTTTCAACCGGTGCATTCGCCTCAACACCGGCCACCCGTGGTCAGACGCCGCCGAACGCGCCGTGGCCACGCTGGGGGAACTGCTGCGGGCGCAGCTGGCAAGCCGGTGAGCGCGCCTCAGGCCAGCGCGTCGGCCAGCACCGCCAGCGGCTTGCCCTGCACCTCGGCCACGTTCGGCTCGTACAGCCCGCCGGCGTGCACATTGAGCCCCATGGCCAGGCCCGGATCGGCCCGCAGCGCCGCCTGCCAGCCCTGGTCGGCCAGGGTCTGCGCATAGGGCAGCACGGCGGCGGTGAGCGCCTCGGTGGCGGTGCGCGACACCGCACCGGGCATGTTGGCCACGCAGTAGTGCACCACGCCGTCGACGCTGTAGGTGGGGTCGTCATGGGTGGTGGCATGGCTGGTTTCGAAGCAGCCGCCCTGGTCGATGGCCACGTCCACCAGCACGCAGCCGGGGCGTAGCTCGGCCAGGTCGGTGCGCCTGATCA comes from Denitromonas sp. and encodes:
- a CDS encoding TAXI family TRAP transporter solute-binding subunit — protein: MKLGRIAPLAAALALALTATQVAAETRVTLKAAKAGTSYYQMAVQIGENVKKATDGKVIVTVEESQGSVQNVMESAARGSHYMFTSPPALVEKAVAGEKPFEPADEAFKKIRGMFPIPSLTMHYVVRADAGVDSFADLAGKRFVTGKGSFGATEAAKNFKQFGLEGKVEVIDIELSGAGAAMKNRQVDGFATAGSWPAPNVVEVAASSPVKLLSMTDAQVKESGRTALVIPKDTYPGVDTDVLTTSLPVIAYALSDMDDETAYQLTRSYWKGLADMAQSNPWWKSIDASLLANISVKLHPGALRYYQEAGIAVPDHLK
- a CDS encoding TRAP transporter fused permease subunit — translated: MTDTPPVAPSATPRMPLHTLMVVLAFASVGYHLWLVMAGLIPHLISRPLHIIATLPFVFLFTVQPATGWRRAVDVLLCAFGLAACLYVLVQHDMLDNQYGRLRGTTQFVVAWGLILLALEMARRQVKWAMPGTAALALLYGLFGQHLPGELGHAGIPLASFLGTLTITEGGLWGSLTGTSAEVVAVFVILGAVVGAGEGGQGFMAASIALAGRLRAGAAKVSVLSSALFGSISGSASANVASTGAITLPTMKRLGYPPALAAAVEAVASSGGQIMPPVMGAGAFIMVELLRTTYNEVLMAALLPAVLFFWGVWAGCDLYGRRYGLEPMRGEDIPPFAKVARLVLFFLIPFGLLLGILFLSGNTPQYAGAAATGAAAGLLLFDARLRPSLRRWGARLVEAAVNAARQIATIAAIIFCAGLIIGVLNITGLGVKITSLILGLSGGNLWGALLLTGLACLILGMEVPTTAAYVICVAVAGPALIEIGVEPLHAHLFIFWFALLSTITPPVCGAVFIAAGMAGAPWLSVAWHAMRLGIGLYLVPLAFIANPALTALGSTPWLALAACVKIGLGVWMVSRGLIHREAGALRGAWLVGGLVVIFAFGL
- the ccoG gene encoding cytochrome c oxidase accessory protein CcoG, encoding MTVATITFHRQRPQQIHPRETAGRYNRLRWAMVWLSQAVFYGACWLRWDDRQAVLFDIAERKAYLFGLVLWPQDALLLAWTLVLAATALFFVTALAGRVFCGFACPQTVYTAIFRWIEARLEGDHLARTRLDAAPWGLPKLARRGGKWLLWALVAGWTGITFAGYFTPLQPLLADLMAGAPGPWAGAWIVGYALFTFVLAGFAREMVCLHMCPYARFQGVMFDADTLTIGYDRPRGEPRRPRGARKAEPAGDCVACNQCVQVCPTGIDIRDGLQYQCINCGLCADACDTVMTHVGAPTGLIRMMSAQPEGDAGIGYWRELGRRLHTPRALAYLAVMVAVSLAMAWQLTTRVPLQLDVLRDRQSLAREAADGRVENSYTLRLLNMRETARQVAISVRDLPGGVLIGPAVHVVEAGRVSTVSITVAAPAGERRQQPLRLQLQALDGSGDRAEAASVFFNPR
- a CDS encoding cytochrome C oxidase subunit IV family protein — its product is MSAETVATRIWLLLVGLTLLSAALADGAAPGVLTALVALAVVGIKGALVIRHFMGLDGRFPRLRRLMNGYIVLVPALLFVLGSVLAR
- a CDS encoding cytochrome c oxidase subunit 3 family protein yields the protein MQLTLDAVPHAPPAHSPVPGNRGIWVGIFCELTEFALMFLAYAYFRLTFPEDFHRGPGLLNTTAGVANTLVMLTSSYCAMRAMIAIRRNQAPTCLRWLAATLCLGVVFLLVKAWEFNWNLAHGVVGTGNSFIAMYYYLTLNHLVHVVWGCLGLIWALLRNWGGAYSPADHEGVEAATLYWHATDLAWIVIFPLMYVLR